A genomic window from Candidatus Obscuribacterales bacterium includes:
- the groL gene encoding chaperonin GroEL (60 kDa chaperone family; promotes refolding of misfolded polypeptides especially under stressful conditions; forms two stacked rings of heptamers to form a barrel-shaped 14mer; ends can be capped by GroES; misfolded proteins enter the barrel where they are refolded when GroES binds) encodes MVKLVKFNEASRQALERGVNALADAVRITLGPKGRNVVLEKQYGAPQIVNDGITIAKEIELEDPYENTGARLIREVASKTKDLAGDGTTTATVLAQAMIREGLRNVAAGSNPVSLRRGIEKTVNHLVAEISKIAKPVEGNAIAQVATVSSGSDEEIGRMIADAMDKVGRDGVITVEESKSLATEMEVVEGMQIDRGYISPYFVTDQERMICDMENVRILITDKKISSIQDLVPILERIAREGNPFLIIAEDVDGEALATLVVNRLRGVLNGAAIKAPGFGERRKAMLQDIAILTGGQMISEEIGLSLDMASMEMLGVARKVTITKDTTTIVSDAGNASDIEKRVGQLRKEMELTDSDYDKEKLQERLAKLAGGVAVIKVGAATETELKDRKLRIEDALNATKAAVEEGIVPGGGIVLIHLAQQLGSFKATLSEEEQLGADIVCRALEAPLRQIADNAGVEGSVVVEKAKETEFNVGYNALTGVFEDLIQAGIVDPAKVVRSALQDAASIAGMVITTEVLIVEKPEPAAAAPDGGMGGMGGMGGMGGMGMGGMGGMGMM; translated from the coding sequence ATGGTTAAGCTGGTTAAATTTAATGAAGCATCTCGTCAAGCCCTGGAACGAGGCGTAAATGCCTTGGCTGACGCAGTGCGGATTACCCTAGGGCCCAAGGGTCGCAATGTTGTATTAGAAAAGCAGTACGGCGCACCCCAGATTGTCAATGATGGGATTACCATCGCGAAGGAAATTGAACTGGAGGACCCCTACGAAAATACCGGCGCTCGGCTGATTCGTGAGGTGGCCTCTAAAACCAAAGACTTGGCAGGAGACGGCACCACGACGGCGACGGTTCTAGCCCAAGCGATGATTCGAGAAGGTCTGCGTAATGTGGCAGCGGGCAGCAATCCTGTCAGCCTGCGCCGGGGTATTGAGAAAACGGTCAACCACCTAGTGGCAGAAATTAGCAAAATCGCTAAACCCGTGGAAGGGAATGCGATCGCTCAAGTGGCTACAGTGTCGTCGGGAAGCGATGAAGAAATTGGTCGCATGATCGCTGACGCCATGGATAAAGTGGGTCGCGATGGTGTAATTACCGTCGAAGAATCGAAATCTCTGGCCACGGAGATGGAAGTGGTGGAAGGGATGCAAATCGATCGCGGTTATATCTCCCCCTACTTCGTCACTGACCAAGAGCGGATGATCTGCGACATGGAAAATGTCCGCATCTTGATCACCGATAAGAAGATCAGCTCGATCCAAGACCTCGTCCCCATCCTGGAACGCATTGCCCGCGAAGGCAATCCTTTCTTGATCATTGCGGAAGATGTGGATGGAGAAGCGCTGGCGACCTTGGTGGTCAACCGTCTACGCGGTGTGCTCAACGGTGCCGCCATCAAAGCACCCGGCTTTGGCGAACGCCGGAAGGCCATGCTCCAAGATATCGCTATCCTCACCGGCGGTCAGATGATCTCCGAGGAGATTGGTCTGAGCCTTGATATGGCATCGATGGAAATGCTGGGCGTGGCCCGCAAGGTGACCATCACCAAGGACACCACCACCATCGTGTCCGATGCAGGTAATGCCTCGGATATTGAAAAGCGGGTGGGCCAACTGCGCAAGGAAATGGAGTTGACCGACTCCGACTATGACAAGGAAAAGCTACAGGAACGTTTGGCGAAGCTCGCTGGCGGTGTAGCTGTGATCAAGGTGGGTGCGGCGACTGAAACCGAACTCAAGGATCGGAAGCTGCGCATTGAAGATGCGTTGAATGCGACCAAGGCTGCAGTAGAAGAAGGCATTGTTCCCGGTGGCGGCATTGTCTTGATTCACCTAGCTCAGCAACTTGGTTCCTTCAAGGCAACCCTCTCGGAGGAAGAGCAGCTCGGTGCAGATATCGTTTGCCGTGCCCTAGAAGCTCCCCTGCGTCAGATTGCCGACAATGCAGGTGTAGAAGGCTCGGTGGTGGTTGAAAAGGCCAAGGAAACCGAGTTCAACGTGGGCTACAACGCCCTCACCGGTGTGTTTGAAGACCTCATCCAGGCAGGGATTGTGGATCCGGCGAAGGTGGTGCGCTCTGCTCTGCAGGATGCGGCTTCTATCGCGGGTATGGTGATCACCACGGAAGTGTTGATTGTTGAAAAACCTGAACCGGCTGCAGCAGCTCCCGATGGCGGCATGGGCGGCATGGGTGGCATGGGCGGCATGGGTGGTATGGGTATGGGCGGCATGGGCGGCATGGGCATGATGTAG
- the def gene encoding peptide deformylase — translation MTSQILVEKTKLETPPLTLHYLGDRVLRQPAKRIAKVDDAVRQLIKDMLQTMYSEDGIGLAAPQVGVHKQLIVVDCDPENPASPPLVLINPVIKSSSPETCSYEEGCLSIPGVYLGVTRPEAIEVSYKDENGRPQRLKAKGLLSRAIQHEIDHLNGVMFVDRVDNGIALTQALDKQGFSVQAVQAISA, via the coding sequence ATGACATCTCAAATACTAGTTGAAAAAACAAAATTAGAAACGCCACCTTTGACCTTGCACTATCTGGGCGATCGCGTTCTGCGGCAGCCAGCCAAGCGGATTGCTAAGGTGGATGACGCTGTACGGCAACTGATCAAAGACATGTTGCAGACCATGTACAGCGAAGATGGCATTGGTCTAGCGGCTCCTCAAGTGGGTGTGCATAAGCAGTTGATTGTGGTGGATTGCGATCCAGAAAATCCGGCGTCGCCTCCCCTAGTGCTCATCAACCCCGTTATTAAGTCTTCATCTCCTGAAACCTGTTCCTACGAGGAAGGCTGTCTGAGTATTCCCGGTGTGTACCTAGGGGTGACGCGCCCGGAGGCGATCGAGGTGTCCTATAAAGATGAGAATGGTCGTCCTCAGCGGTTAAAAGCCAAAGGGCTGCTGTCCCGCGCGATTCAACATGAAATCGATCACCTCAACGGTGTCATGTTTGTAGATCGGGTAGACAACGGTATTGCTTTGACCCAAGCTCTGGATAAGCAGGGTTTCTCGGTTCAAGCGGTTCAAGCGATCTCGGCGTAG